The Thermocrinis ruber genome has a window encoding:
- a CDS encoding 5-(carboxyamino)imidazole ribonucleotide synthase, with protein MRVGILGGGQLGWMTILEGRKLGFEFFVADDMPHSPARKVADLCFDYSEIDEFVKLCDVITYEFEHIPEEILEKTAPLTFPSVEILKLKKSKVEEKLFLKKRGYPVPTFTVAFKEDLEQKVGLLNLPVVVKAEALGYDGKGQYLIKSLQDLQKVKANHGEKERFLVEEFVDFDFELSIIGVRSLRGEVRLYPPTINYHREGILFYNHTTSMVFPEGEEIVRSLMEELNLVGVLCVEFFYTKKGKLLINEMAPRVHNTGHHTLDSAYTSQFENLLRAITGLPLGSTKLKSHAGMLNLLGVSYEEIDWKKVLSVEGTKLYWYGKEKKHRRKMGHINLVASTEEEVVEKLNQLYDMIYEPIKC; from the coding sequence ATGAGGGTTGGAATCCTCGGTGGTGGGCAGTTGGGTTGGATGACCATCTTAGAGGGGAGAAAGCTTGGCTTTGAGTTTTTTGTGGCGGACGATATGCCACACTCTCCAGCCCGCAAAGTGGCAGACCTTTGCTTTGACTACAGTGAAATAGATGAGTTTGTTAAGCTCTGCGATGTTATAACCTATGAGTTTGAGCACATACCGGAGGAGATTTTGGAAAAGACTGCGCCCTTGACCTTTCCCTCCGTGGAGATTTTGAAGCTAAAAAAGAGCAAGGTAGAAGAAAAGCTCTTTCTGAAAAAAAGGGGCTATCCCGTACCTACTTTTACCGTAGCCTTTAAGGAGGATTTAGAACAAAAGGTAGGACTTTTGAACCTTCCCGTGGTGGTGAAGGCGGAGGCTTTGGGGTACGATGGCAAGGGACAGTATTTGATAAAAAGCCTACAGGACCTTCAGAAGGTAAAAGCCAACCATGGAGAAAAGGAGAGGTTCTTGGTAGAAGAGTTTGTGGACTTTGACTTTGAGCTTTCCATAATAGGAGTGCGGAGCCTAAGGGGAGAGGTGCGGCTATATCCACCCACCATAAACTATCACAGAGAAGGTATTCTTTTTTACAACCACACTACCTCTATGGTGTTCCCAGAGGGTGAAGAGATAGTGCGATCTTTGATGGAGGAGCTAAACTTAGTAGGTGTGCTCTGTGTAGAGTTCTTTTACACCAAGAAAGGAAAACTTTTGATAAACGAAATGGCACCCCGGGTGCACAACACCGGACATCACACCTTAGATTCTGCCTACACATCCCAGTTTGAAAACCTGCTCAGGGCAATAACCGGGCTTCCCTTGGGTTCTACAAAGCTAAAGTCTCACGCAGGCATGTTGAACTTGCTCGGAGTTTCCTATGAGGAAATTGACTGGAAAAAAGTTCTTTCTGTGGAGGGCACCAAGCTCTATTGGTACGGCAAAGAAAAAAAGCACAGGAGGAAAATGGGACACATTAATCTGGTGGCAAGCACGGAAGAAGAGGTAGTAGAGAAACTTAACCAGCTTTACGATATGATCTACGAACCCATCAAGTGTTGA
- the malQ gene encoding 4-alpha-glucanotransferase, producing the protein MHRWAGVLLHISSLPSPFCVGDLGRSAYLFVDFLSNSGQGLWQVLPLNPTFEEFGNSPYFSTSLFAGNPLFVSPEILEEEGLISKETLDKVKEKPTQRVDYSKAYFVKDLILEEAFRNFSEDRDFWQFEEENVHWLEDYAVFSALKKKNRSSWDRWTELKPDPLDVKREKFRQYVFYRQWFRLKSYANEKGVRIIGDIPIYPAFDSADVWKNQRLFRLDVCAGVPPDYFSPEGQLWGNPVYNWQALREENFEWLVKRIEHSLKLYDLLRIDHFRGFVSYYVVPKGRQNAKEGWWERAYPEEFFSLLKDRFPEFPFIAEDLGTIDREVEELRDRFGFVSTRVLAFAFFEPNSTHLPHNHNQNCAVYTTTHDNMPLKDWFVEELNPAHRERLEKYLGKSLDRENVSKELIRLAYMSVAKYCVIPMQDLLNLGKESRMNTPGTAKGNWEWRMDQLPPAELSLWLLELSEIYQRLNT; encoded by the coding sequence ATGCACAGATGGGCAGGTGTTCTTTTGCACATAAGTTCTCTACCTTCTCCCTTTTGCGTAGGAGACCTTGGGCGGTCTGCCTATCTTTTTGTGGATTTTTTGTCTAACAGCGGGCAAGGGCTCTGGCAGGTGCTACCCTTGAACCCTACCTTTGAAGAGTTCGGAAATTCCCCATACTTTTCTACATCCCTATTTGCGGGAAATCCCCTGTTTGTGAGCCCGGAGATCTTAGAGGAAGAAGGGCTTATTTCCAAAGAGACCTTAGATAAGGTAAAAGAAAAACCCACCCAAAGGGTTGATTACTCAAAAGCTTACTTTGTAAAAGACCTGATCCTTGAGGAAGCCTTTAGGAACTTTTCGGAGGATAGGGACTTCTGGCAGTTTGAGGAGGAAAATGTCCATTGGCTGGAGGACTACGCCGTCTTTTCTGCCCTGAAGAAGAAAAACCGAAGTTCTTGGGACCGTTGGACTGAGCTAAAGCCAGACCCTTTGGATGTGAAGAGGGAGAAGTTCAGGCAGTATGTCTTTTACAGGCAGTGGTTCAGGTTAAAAAGCTATGCCAATGAAAAGGGTGTAAGGATCATAGGGGACATTCCCATTTATCCTGCCTTTGACAGTGCAGACGTGTGGAAAAATCAAAGGCTTTTTAGGCTTGATGTGTGCGCGGGCGTTCCTCCGGATTACTTTAGCCCAGAGGGTCAGCTCTGGGGAAATCCCGTCTATAATTGGCAGGCACTGAGGGAGGAAAACTTTGAGTGGTTGGTCAAGAGGATAGAACACTCCTTAAAACTCTATGATCTTTTACGCATAGACCATTTTAGAGGATTTGTATCCTATTATGTGGTTCCCAAAGGAAGGCAAAACGCCAAAGAAGGCTGGTGGGAAAGGGCATATCCGGAGGAGTTCTTTAGCCTGTTGAAGGATCGTTTTCCGGAATTTCCTTTCATAGCGGAGGACCTGGGAACCATAGACCGAGAGGTGGAGGAGCTCAGAGATCGCTTTGGCTTTGTATCCACAAGGGTTTTAGCCTTTGCCTTTTTTGAGCCAAACAGCACCCATCTACCCCATAATCACAATCAAAACTGCGCAGTTTATACAACCACCCACGACAACATGCCCCTAAAGGACTGGTTTGTGGAAGAACTAAATCCTGCACACAGGGAAAGGCTTGAAAAGTATTTGGGAAAAAGCTTGGACAGAGAAAATGTTTCGAAAGAGCTAATAAGGTTGGCCTATATGTCTGTAGCTAAGTACTGTGTGATTCCAATGCAGGACCTTTTGAACCTTGGCAAAGAATCAAGGATGAACACACCAGGAACTGCCAAAGGTAATTGGGAGTGGAGGATGGATCAATTACCTCCCGCGGAGTTAAGCCTTTGGCTTTTGGAGCTTTCGGAGATCTACCAACGCCTCAACACTTGA
- the lptB gene encoding LPS export ABC transporter ATP-binding protein, with the protein MEKRLSAYGLRKSFKGREVLKGIDLYIERGEVVGLLGPNGAGKTTLFNCLVGFLSVDDGTIELEGKDITHLPTHKRAKEGISFLPQEHTLFEDLTVIENLLIFLEFFEESKESALARAEELLSDFGLYELRNQKAGNLSGGQKRRLEIARALIPKPKYLFFDEPFAGIDPIMVADIKELILNLKAQDIGVLITDHNVRETIRLVDRVYIISEGTVIAQGPPKDVILNQRVREVYLGKDFHL; encoded by the coding sequence TTGGAGAAAAGGCTTTCTGCATATGGCTTGAGAAAAAGTTTCAAGGGTAGGGAAGTTCTAAAGGGTATAGACCTTTACATTGAGAGGGGTGAGGTGGTAGGGCTACTGGGTCCCAATGGGGCGGGTAAAACCACCCTCTTTAACTGTTTGGTGGGCTTTCTTTCGGTGGATGATGGAACCATAGAGTTGGAAGGAAAGGACATCACCCATCTGCCTACCCACAAAAGGGCTAAGGAGGGCATATCCTTTTTGCCACAGGAACACACCCTCTTTGAGGATCTAACCGTTATAGAAAACCTTCTGATCTTTTTGGAGTTTTTTGAAGAGAGCAAGGAGAGCGCCTTGGCAAGGGCGGAGGAATTGCTTTCGGACTTTGGGCTTTATGAACTGAGAAACCAAAAGGCAGGAAATCTTTCCGGCGGTCAAAAGAGAAGGTTAGAGATCGCAAGGGCGCTGATCCCAAAGCCTAAGTATCTATTCTTTGACGAGCCCTTTGCGGGCATAGACCCTATAATGGTGGCAGACATAAAGGAGTTAATTCTAAACCTAAAGGCTCAAGATATAGGTGTTTTGATTACCGACCACAACGTAAGGGAAACCATAAGGCTAGTGGATAGGGTTTACATAATCTCAGAGGGCACGGTGATAGCCCAGGGTCCGCCAAAGGATGTTATTTTGAACCAGAGGGTCAGGGAAGTTTATTTGGGTAAGGATTTCCATCTGTAA
- the topA gene encoding type I DNA topoisomerase — MILFLVESFTKAKTISKYLGKDYLVKATGGHIKDLPEDRLGVDLETLNPTFLWRKGKKKLFDEIKKSSLKAQLVLLGTDPDREGEAISYFLWEELKRVVNIPIRRVYFYEITKPALQKAIKEQTNINMNLVKAQFARRVLDRLIGYLLSPELQKSLKTRGLSVGRVQSPALRLIVEREREIQSFKKKKFYYIRALFEGFSAYLGVRFEKPDNAKPYLEKLKDVFFEVKEVQEWEEMVPPPKPFNTPELQKTANERLDFSVEKTTRLAQLLYEEGYITYPRTDAHRMSPEKATEFLQWIEKNYGVEYVGRLRKFREKAHVQSAHECIRPTSLVKKPPPGDSLELFELIVGRTLASLSTPAVLKNTKVMLTPLTQGIPFEFIAKGRTLVFDGWTRFEDYDFMEEKLPKLEKGQILKPQKIILEERQTEPPKRYTEGSLVKKLESLGIGRPSTYATIIKTLKERGYVVVEKGYLKPTETSFLVLDYLMENFPKLVDYQYTAKMEEVLDLVEEGKKDWKSAVRELFKEITDGNPYPNKLP, encoded by the coding sequence ATGATTCTGTTCTTGGTGGAATCTTTCACAAAGGCAAAGACCATAAGTAAGTATTTGGGAAAGGACTATTTGGTTAAGGCAACCGGTGGGCACATTAAGGATCTACCCGAGGACCGATTGGGTGTAGACTTAGAAACGCTAAATCCTACCTTTTTGTGGAGGAAGGGAAAAAAGAAATTGTTTGATGAGATAAAGAAAAGTAGCCTTAAAGCCCAACTTGTGCTTTTGGGAACGGACCCAGACAGAGAAGGAGAAGCAATATCCTACTTTCTTTGGGAAGAGTTAAAAAGGGTTGTAAACATCCCAATAAGGCGTGTGTACTTTTACGAGATCACCAAGCCTGCCCTCCAAAAGGCCATAAAGGAGCAGACAAACATCAACATGAACTTGGTTAAAGCCCAGTTTGCCAGAAGGGTCCTTGACCGGCTCATAGGCTATCTTCTTTCGCCAGAACTTCAGAAAAGCTTAAAAACAAGAGGGCTCTCTGTAGGAAGAGTTCAATCTCCTGCCCTAAGGCTCATAGTGGAAAGGGAGAGGGAAATCCAGTCCTTTAAGAAGAAGAAGTTTTACTACATCAGAGCGCTCTTTGAAGGATTTTCTGCCTACTTGGGCGTGAGGTTTGAAAAGCCAGATAACGCCAAGCCCTACTTGGAAAAGCTAAAAGATGTCTTCTTTGAAGTCAAGGAAGTTCAAGAGTGGGAGGAGATGGTGCCACCGCCCAAGCCCTTTAACACACCCGAGCTACAAAAGACCGCCAACGAAAGGCTCGACTTTAGCGTGGAAAAAACCACAAGGCTTGCCCAACTGCTCTACGAAGAAGGCTACATTACCTACCCAAGAACGGACGCCCACCGGATGAGTCCTGAAAAGGCTACAGAGTTCCTCCAGTGGATAGAAAAAAACTACGGTGTGGAGTACGTGGGAAGGTTAAGAAAGTTCAGAGAAAAAGCCCATGTGCAGTCTGCCCACGAATGCATAAGGCCCACCAGCTTAGTCAAAAAACCGCCACCGGGGGATAGCCTTGAGCTCTTTGAACTGATCGTAGGCAGAACTTTGGCAAGTCTTTCTACTCCTGCAGTCCTGAAGAACACCAAGGTAATGCTAACTCCTTTGACGCAAGGTATTCCCTTTGAGTTTATCGCAAAGGGAAGGACCTTAGTCTTTGATGGATGGACAAGGTTTGAAGATTATGACTTTATGGAGGAGAAACTGCCCAAGCTTGAAAAAGGTCAGATTCTCAAGCCACAAAAGATCATCTTGGAAGAAAGGCAAACAGAGCCACCAAAAAGATACACGGAAGGCTCCTTAGTAAAAAAACTTGAGAGCTTAGGCATTGGAAGACCCTCTACCTATGCGACGATCATAAAAACCCTAAAAGAGAGAGGCTACGTGGTGGTGGAAAAGGGCTACCTAAAGCCCACAGAGACCTCCTTTTTGGTGCTTGACTATCTTATGGAGAACTTTCCAAAGCTGGTGGATTACCAATACACCGCCAAGATGGAGGAAGTGCTGGACTTGGTGGAGGAGGGAAAGAAGGACTGGAAAAGTGCAGTCAGAGAGCTTTTTAAAGAGATTACAGATGGAAATCCTTACCCAAATAAACTTCCCTGA
- the trmD gene encoding tRNA (guanosine(37)-N1)-methyltransferase TrmD encodes MKFFFLTIFPDLVKCFCEHGIVSQAIKKGALEVVVINLRDYAEKGKVDDYAYGGHPGMVLKPEPIFLAYEDLVSKYGKPYVIIPQPWGKVIDQRDLDRLSKLDSLLVICGRYEGIDERVSTLADEELSLGDFVLSGGELFGLVLLEGIARLLPGVLSDPQSIERDSFRRWLGSPVYTRPAEFRGMKVPEVLLSGNHKMIELWELWHSIKRTLEKRPDLIPKDLTPLEEEMLRAIKENLSFEEWVQKR; translated from the coding sequence ATGAAGTTTTTCTTCCTTACCATATTTCCAGACCTTGTGAAATGCTTTTGTGAGCATGGGATTGTATCCCAAGCCATAAAAAAGGGTGCCTTAGAGGTGGTAGTCATAAACCTAAGGGACTATGCGGAAAAGGGGAAGGTGGATGACTATGCCTACGGAGGGCATCCGGGCATGGTTCTAAAGCCCGAACCCATCTTTTTAGCTTACGAAGACCTTGTGAGCAAGTACGGAAAGCCTTACGTTATAATCCCACAACCTTGGGGAAAGGTGATAGACCAGAGGGACTTGGACAGGCTTTCAAAGCTTGACAGCTTGCTTGTAATATGTGGAAGATATGAGGGCATAGACGAGAGGGTAAGCACTTTGGCGGACGAGGAGCTTTCTTTAGGAGACTTTGTGCTCTCCGGTGGTGAGCTCTTTGGCTTAGTGCTCTTGGAAGGCATTGCAAGGCTTTTGCCGGGTGTTCTCAGCGACCCACAGAGCATAGAGAGGGACTCCTTCAGAAGGTGGCTGGGCTCTCCCGTATACACCAGACCGGCGGAGTTCAGGGGCATGAAAGTGCCCGAAGTTTTGCTTTCAGGCAACCATAAAATGATTGAGCTTTGGGAACTGTGGCACTCTATAAAAAGAACCTTGGAAAAGAGGCCAGACCTCATTCCCAAAGACCTTACACCCTTGGAGGAAGAGATGTTAAGGGCTATAAAAGAAAACCTCAGCTTTGAGGAGTGGGTCCAAAAAAGATGA
- a CDS encoding tyrosine-type recombinase/integrase, whose protein sequence is MELLELWRRHLEKTKSERTTITYLNAINSFLRKLQLPSHKLVEVSSADLYQYADSSELSPASLLTHFSALRHFYRFLARRGYIEKEKYSEIEETIEDIKEDYGLKVIHRKPKALSKSELEKIFQKVKGSKYENVYKLFLYSGVRLSEYKNLSSDHFFLDKSGIYWLHLPAEITKRKKERIAPLIGPTKEETFRFTQELSRWLEDYDANLRVKAGSLQVYTNRLSKRLGIDFSLHSFRHTYITNLINQGFPAELVKEFAGHANVKTTIDIYYRFNQERAKALVDEFLKR, encoded by the coding sequence GTGGAGCTCTTGGAACTTTGGAGGAGGCACTTAGAGAAGACAAAGAGCGAAAGGACCACCATAACCTACTTAAACGCCATCAACTCTTTTTTAAGAAAACTCCAACTGCCAAGTCATAAACTCGTTGAGGTCTCTTCTGCAGACCTTTACCAGTATGCGGATAGTTCAGAACTTTCTCCTGCCTCTTTGCTTACCCATTTTTCCGCCCTCAGGCACTTCTATAGGTTCCTTGCCCGCAGAGGCTACATAGAAAAGGAAAAATACTCAGAAATTGAAGAAACCATAGAGGATATAAAGGAGGACTATGGGTTAAAAGTTATACACAGAAAGCCTAAGGCACTTAGTAAGTCTGAGCTTGAGAAGATATTCCAAAAGGTAAAAGGTTCAAAGTATGAAAACGTATACAAACTCTTTTTATACAGCGGTGTAAGGCTGTCGGAGTACAAAAATCTAAGCTCGGATCACTTCTTCTTGGATAAAAGCGGTATATACTGGCTACATCTACCCGCAGAGATTACTAAGAGGAAAAAGGAAAGGATTGCTCCACTGATAGGTCCCACCAAGGAGGAAACCTTCCGTTTTACTCAAGAGCTCTCCCGGTGGTTGGAAGACTATGACGCAAACCTGAGGGTCAAAGCAGGTTCTTTGCAGGTATATACCAACAGACTTTCAAAAAGACTTGGCATAGACTTTTCACTCCATAGCTTTAGGCATACCTACATAACAAACCTTATAAACCAGGGCTTTCCTGCAGAATTAGTAAAGGAGTTTGCGGGACACGCTAACGTGAAAACCACCATTGATATATACTATAGGTTTAACCAGGAAAGGGCAAAGGCGTTGGTGGATGAATTTCTAAAAAGATGA